The DNA window TTCAGGGAAGCCGGCCTGGACCCAAACGTACCTCCCTCATCGATCCAGGAATTCGACGAGATGGCGGAGAAGCTTACACTCATCAAGCTGCCGGGCCAGGATAAAGCCGTATCATTTTATGAGTTAAAGACCAGGACGAATTATAAGAATCTTCTCGGTCAGGGTATGATTATACAAATGGGTTTCCTGCCATCCGAGCCCGGATGGTGGCCATGGTCGTGGGGCTATTGGTTCGGGGGGAAGCTGTGGGACGGCAAGGAGAAGGTTACCGCGGACGGGCCGGGGAATGTCAAGGCCTACGAATGGATAAGGTCCTATTCCGAGAAATACGGCGTAGAAAACATAAAGAGATTTTCAAGCAGCTTCGGCGCATTCTCTTCACCTCAGAACGCCTTCCTTTCTTCAAAAGTCGCGATGGTGAGGGAGGGAGTATGGATGTATAATTTTATCGACAAATATGCGACAGGGATGGATTGGGCTGCGGCGCCGTTCCCCTCGGATGGAGGAAAGCTGAAAGACGTCACTTATGCCGAAGCCGACATCCTCGTTATACCGAGGGGCGCGAGGCATCCGGACGAAGCGTTTAAATTTATAAGTTTTGTAAATACGCAGGAGGCGATGGAATTGCTGTGCGAGGGGCAGAGGAAATTTACGCCGCTTAAAAATGTAAGCGAAGATTTCTACGCCAGGCATAAAAACCCGTATATACGCGTCTTCAGGGCGTTGGCCGAAAGCCCGAACGCGTTCATTACCCCGAAGATGGTCATATGGCAGGAGTATCTGCGCGAGCTGAATTTTGCGTATGAGATGACAAGGGACCTGAAGGCCGAGCCGAAGAAGATCCTTTCGGACGTCAATAAAACAATGCAGAAAAGGCTGGAGAGGGAGCTGGAGATGTCAAAGAGGTCAGGGGAGAAGAGATGACCAAAGAAGAAAAAAGGGAATTCATAAAAGGCATTCTTTTTACCTCCCCCTGGCTTATCGGCTTCTCGATATTTGTCATATATCCGGTCGTAGCGTCCTTTTGCTACAGTTTTTGTTATTATTCGGTGATCCAGCCTCCGCGCTTCATCGGCCTGCTCAATTATAAGGACCTTTTGACCGATCCGATATTCTGGAAATCCCTGTGGAACACATTTTATTTTGTCATATTCATGATACCGCTCGGTTTTGTGGCATCGCTTTCATTGGCGATGCTGCTCAACACGAAAGTAAGGGGGATGGCTTTTTACAGGATGATATTCTTTGTGCCGTCGCTCGTCCCTATGGTCGCCGGTTCGATACTCTGGATGTGGATATTTAACGGCGAGTACGGGCTCCTTAATAATTTCCTGATAAAGATGGGGATCCCGAACCCCCCGAACTGGCTTATGGACGTGAACTTCGCTAAACCGGCCATCATAATCATGAGCCTCTGGGGGCTCGGCCAGACGATAGTCATCTATCTTGCCGGCCTGCAGGACGTGCCGGTCGCGCTTATCGAGGCGGCAGACCTCGACGGGGCGAATTGGTTCGATAAACTTTGGAATATAACGATACCGATGATATCGCCCGTTATATATTTTAACGTGATAATGGCCATCATAGGGGGTTTCCAGATATTTTCCCAGGCTTATATAATGACAGGCGGAGGGCCGCAGCGTTCGACGACTTTTTACGCGCTATACCTTTATCAGACGGCCTTCGAGGATCTTCGCATGGGTTACGCGAGCGCGATGGCATGGATATTGTTCGTTGTGATACTTATATTGACGATGCTCGTTCAGCGCATCTCCAAAGAGAGCGTCTATTACCACGGAGGTTGACGGCATGCCCCAAGGTAAAGGCATAAAGTTCATTACGTACCTGGCTTTGACCGCCTGCTCGGTCGTTTTCGCGCTTCCTTTTGCGTGGGTCATGGTCACGTCCCTCAAGCCGGTAGAGCAGACGATGACTATGCCGCCCACCTGGATACCCAAAACCTATTATATAGAGAGCGCCGGAAAAAAGCTTGAAGTAAAAAAGGGTATTGTAACGCATGAGGCCGGCGCGATCTTAACCGTAAAAGAGGGGCCGAGGGAAGGGGAGCGTTTATTCGTTCCTAACTCACAGTTAAAAGACGGCAAAGCCCTCCTTCAGGTCCAGATAGCCGACAAGGTCGTCCAGGGTTATTATCCCGTCGATATCGAAAAGGAAGTGCAGCCCGGATGGATACAGGTCATAGAAAAACTGCCGGCGCAATACGAAAAGACCGAACCATACTGGACTTTCGTCCCGCCGGAGAAGATAATCGAGAAGGTAAAATTTTGGCTAAGGAATTACCTCGATGTTTTTGTTAAGATCCCGTTCCTGAACTATGCGAAGAACACGCTTATAGTGTGCATATTAGGCGTGATAGGGACGACGTTTACCAGCGCCCTTGTCGCTTACGGCTTCGCCAGGATACGCTGGAAAGGAAGGGATTTTATATTCATGCTCACGCTTTCATCGATGATGATACCTTTTGCCGTTTTAATGGTCCCCCTTTACGGCGTATTCAAGGCATTCGGGTGGATAGGCACTTTGCAGCCGCTTTGGTTCCCGTATGTATTCGGCACAGCGTTCAATATATTCCTGCTGAAACAATTTTTCATGACGATACCGCGCGACCTTACCGATGCCGCGAGGGTGGACGGGTGTAACGAATTTGAGATCTTCTGGCGCATAATACTTCCGCTCTCGAAGCCCGCCCTGACGGTCGTGGCCCTGTTCCATTTCCTTTATGCCTGGAACGACTTTATGGGGCCGTTGATATTCCTCACCAACAAGGATACATATACGCTCTCCCTGGGGTTGCAGGTATTCCAGAGCCAGCATGGCGGGACGGAATGGCACTTGCTGATGGCCGCCTCGGCGATGGTCATATTGCCCATATTGGTCATGTTCTTCTTCGCGCAGAAGACATTCATACAGGGAGTGGCTCTGACGGGGCTGAAGGAATAAGGAAGCCGTATTTAGGCTTGAAATGGGCGTATGGTTAGTGTAGAATCTAACGGTATAAGAAAGGAAAGGAGGAGGTTCAGATGAAGAAGGTGTATTTAGCGTTAACCGCGATGGCGATAGTGTTGCTTTTTGCGGGGCAGGCCTTCGCTGCAACTCTCGTCATAGCCGATTTTGATTCTGGGACCAAGCCAAACAACATAGGCGGCGATTTCGGCGCCTGGAACAAGGACGAGGCCGACGCGACCCAGGGCTGCAAGATGGACTTCGATGGGAGCGTCATGCACGGCACCAAGGGTTTCTCCGTCCGCCTGGATTACGATGTCGATTCGCCGAACCCGGCCTACAACGGCTTCTGGATGAAGCTCCAGGACACCGATGTCTCCAAGTATGACAAGCTCAGTTTCTGGATCAAGGGCGATGAGACAGCCGGTTTCTCCCCCAAGGTAAAGCTTGAGGTCAAGAATTCCAAGGGAGAGGTAGGTAAATACCTGATCACCAACGTCACAAAGGACTGGCAGGAGATAGTAGTTCCGCTTAACAAGTTAGCGGGCCTGACGGACCTTACCTCCATGACCGAGTTCGTCATCGTATTCGACGATATGACCTGCGCAGCGAAGAAGCAGGGGACGATCTATATAGACGATATAGCGTTCGTCAAGTAAGACATGAAGTAATGGGGCTCCTTGTCGGGTTGACATTTGATATTAAGTCCCGCAAAGTCCCCAAAGGTTCTCCGAGCGATCTATGGGCCGAACACGACAGCGAAGAGACTATCTCCGCTGTCGTGGAGGCCCTTAATTCGGGCGGTAACAAGGCGATACGCATAGGTTCATCCAAGCGCCTCCTCTCCGGATTATCCTCCCTGAAATTCGACATAATCTTTAATATAGCCGAGGGTATCTCCGGGAGGAACCGCGAATCCGAAGTCCCGGTGCTCCTCGACATCGCCGGCATACCTTACGCAGGTTCCGACGCGCTCACGCTTTCCGTCTCTCTCGATAAGGTAATCTCAAAAAAAATATTCATGTATCACGGGATCCCGACGCCGGCATATTTCGAATGCGTTAAAGGCGGCAGGGCCGCCGTGCCCAAAGGATTAAAGTTCCCGTTTATAGTAAAGCCTCGATACGAGGGCTCGGCCAAGGGGATAGGCCCCGGTTCGGTGGTCCGGAATATATCATCTCTCGAGAAGCAAACGGATGAAATAATCAGGAAATACGGGCAGCCGGCCCTGGTCGAGGAATTTATCGACGGATGGGAGTTTACCGTCGGGATAATAGGGAACCGGGATCCCGTCGTCCTTCCGGTCGTGCAGCGCCACGTGGAGATCGAAACCGGATTGAGCAGCCATATTTTCGATAAGACCTGCGCAGACAAGCAGGATAGTTCATTCATGGATAAGCGGGAACTAAAATACAGGGATATTATGGGTATAGACGCGGGACTCGAGGAGAGGATAAAGAGATTTGCGCTTAAGGCCTTCAATGGGCTGGAGTGCAGGGATTTCGCCAGGATAGATTTCCGCGTTGACCGGAAAAAGCAGGTTTATATGCTCGAGATCAACCCGCTCCCGTCCCTGGCGCGGGACGACTATTTTTCCATGGTCGCGGAACTTATGGGCATCACTTATGAGAGGATGATAAACATGATGTTCGCGGCCGCTTTGGACAGGTGCGGACTGCGATGAAAGACGCGTATTCGCATCCGGGCTTCTGCGACGTCGCCTACGACTGGGACAGGAGGCCGGAATGCGATTTCATAGAGCGGTGCATAGAGAAATATTCGGGCGCGAAGGGCCGTTCCGTGCTTGATATAGCCTGCGGGACCGGGATACATCTTATGGAATTCGCGCGGCGCGGGTACGAAGCGGCGGGTATAGACGGGAGAAAAGAAATGGTCGATTTTGTCCTGAAGAAAGCCGCGGCCGAAGGCCTCGACGTAAAATGCGCACAGACGGACATGAAGGGATTTGATACGGGCCGCAAGTTCGGATGCGCGATCTGCATGCTCGATTCGTTCCGGTACCTGCTGACCGACGAAGACATACTGCGCCACCTAAGGTCCGTCGCCGCTTCGCTTGAGGACGGCGGGCTTTATATCATAGACCTCTGGATGCCGGAGGATGACCGTATCGGTGGATGGGAGGACCTTTGCTGGACCCAGGAGCGCGGTAATATCCGCGTAGACGCGAGATATGTCCAGCACGGGGAGACTTTTAACCCGGAGGAGAAGACCTTTGATGACGAGCTTATATTTAAAGTGACCGGCCCCTCGGTCAATTCTACCGTGACCTCGAGGGCCAAGACCAGGGCACTGCTCTTCGCCGAGTTCAGGGAGCTCGCAGGGAAGGGCGGATCATTTGAATTGAAGGAAAAATTTTATAATTTTGACTTTAAATCTAAAGAAGGCTATAATATTAAATCATTAAGGACAAACCTGGTCCTCAAAAAACGGAGGTAAGGAGATGCCAAAGAGACTTTTAAGGTGTTTTGTTTTCGCTGTTTTATCCGCTGTTTTAGTCTGTCTTACCGGTTGCGCGGGCATAGAACCTCCGTCCCCCAAACAGATAATCGAACACCCGTTCGGCACCTCTATGCTAAGGGCCGGCCTTACTAAAGACCAGGTCCTTGCGCAGTGGGGAGAACCGGACTTGAAGGAATTCGACAATACCGGCAAATGGGGCAACGCGAAGGAGAGATGGACATATTACGGGAGGATGAGCGGCCTGCCGGTGGATGAGGGCTATCTTACAAAGACGCAGTATCTCTATTTTGACGGGAAGAACCTGGCCAGATATAATGAATGACGGGACGAAGAAGTTCGATTGCTGCGTCCAGTGCAAGATCTTCTGGGATTGCAGGACCCGCCTGGATAGCCTGGCGAGGGGAGCGAAGAGCTATTGCTGTTCCTCCTGCGGCAACTTCGAATTGTGCAAGATAGTGAATGAAAAGATAAAAGGGGAATTTCAATCCCCGGCATTATAAAAAGGAACGCTTCTTCGCTTAGCGGGGCCGTCCCCGATCCCGGGTTCTATTTCTTACCGAATAAATTCAATGTCGCTAGGGCGATGGCAAGCAGAAGGCAGACGGCTGCAAATCCGATGAAGGCCCTTGTCTCAAGGCCGTAAACGGGTTTAAGGATCAATCGTGAATAAATTCCGACCGCGAAACTGAGTATTCCCGCAATTATTGATACAACGGCTAAATTCTTCATCGCTCACCCTCCAATATTTATTTACCTGTATCTAATTTAAACGCCAATTTCGAAAGGTCGACGCTCTCTTTTATATAAATGCTTTGCTGGCTTGCGAGATCGATCGACTTTACCTCGTCTAACCTCCTTCCGTTTATATCGAAGACTACATTTACGACCGGACGCAGGAGATAATCTTCGTGGACTTCCGCTACTTTTCCGACTTCGTCGGTGTTTAATTTGACCCACGTCCCGATGGGATAGAGGCTAACGCGCTTTATCAAGGCTTTGATGACTAACGGCGAGAACTGCTCTGATTTTCTTAATATTTCCTTGATCGCGTCATGCGGGAAATACCCGTCCCTGTAAGGCCGGGGGTGCGTCATCGCCTCGTACATATCCGCTAACGCGATAATTTGCGTATATTCATGGGTATCTTCGCCTTTGATGCCGTCGGGGTAACCCGAACCGTCGACCCTTTCATGGACTTGACGGGCGATCTTGATAGCGAGCTGCAATATATCCTCTTTGGGCCCTTTCAGGATATCGGAAGAGTAACGGGGGTGTTTTTTGACCTCATCGAATTCAGCTTCATTTAACGGTTTCGGGGTTTCCACCAGATCCAGGACTTTGATCATCCCCAGATCGTAAAGGTATGACGCGATCCCTAATTCCTGGAGTTTAGACTTGTTATAACCTAATGTTGCCCCGATCAAAAGGGAGATGATGCAGGCGTTCACGGCGTGGCACCACAGATAGTTCTCGGGCGAGCATCTGCTTGTTAGCACCGTTAACTCGTGTCCGCCTAAACAGATCTGGTCTACCATCTTCCTGATCACGAGGACCACTTGCTCGCAATCAAACGACTCGTCGTTTTTTACCTTATTAAAGATATCTTTTATAAGGTTATGCGCTTCCTCGTAAATCAGAAAAGACTCTTCTTTGTCTTCCTTCATCTTATTTATCGCTTTTGAGATCTGGACCTGGTAGGTCGGTTCTTCCTTTTTGGATTCTTTGCGGTCCATCTCCTTTATCGCCTGCGCGAGTTTAAGGTAAGATTGCTCCGTCTTTTTCTCCTCTTGTTTTTCTGCCGGCTCCTCTTTTTTATCTTCAGCCGGTGCTTTCGGAGGCTCAGGTTTCTTTGAAATTTTTTGCGTAAGCTTTATTAAGTCTGAAAGTCGTATCATCTTCTTACGACGCCGAAGTCCTCAGCTACTTCCTGCATGACTTTTTCATCCACGTTTGGCGCTTTGGCCATCATCCCCACTATCAACCCCATATCGCAGAGGTTATTTACGCGTCTCGGGATCCCTTCGGAGGCTTCATAGATGACCTTACAGGCGCTATCGGTAAAGATCTCATTTTCTCCGCCGGCTATCGTGCAGCGATGGATGATATACTGCTTCGTCTCTTCATAATCTAATTTATTCAGATGATATCTTATGGCGAGCCGTTGTTCAAGTTGGGGGATCTTGTAAACCTTCTCTTTAAGTTCCGGTTGGCCGACGAGAACAAGGGTAAGAAGGAATCTGTTGTTTAACTGGAAATTAAGCAGCAATCTCAATTCCTCAAAGACCTCGGGCCTATCGATCGCCTGGGCCTCATCGATGATGATCACCGTCTCCACGTCGTTATTTAAAGAGGCATATAATTTTTCATTTAACATGTGGAGCAGCTGCAGTTTGCCGCCGTTTATATCGGTGCCTTCAATC is part of the Candidatus Omnitrophota bacterium genome and encodes:
- a CDS encoding ABC transporter substrate-binding protein, with the translated sequence MKKLVVFLFATFLAFQSAGCADKEQNSDTVKVTYWEKWSGFEADAMQAVIDLFNSRKFRNKDGKMIRVEMSAVSEIDRRLLTAVAGGNPPDVAGVWTWIVTTYAEKGALLPIDDHLREAAITEDRYIPVFWEICRYKGKMWGLPSTPASVALHWNKRLFREAGLDPNVPPSSIQEFDEMAEKLTLIKLPGQDKAVSFYELKTRTNYKNLLGQGMIIQMGFLPSEPGWWPWSWGYWFGGKLWDGKEKVTADGPGNVKAYEWIRSYSEKYGVENIKRFSSSFGAFSSPQNAFLSSKVAMVREGVWMYNFIDKYATGMDWAAAPFPSDGGKLKDVTYAEADILVIPRGARHPDEAFKFISFVNTQEAMELLCEGQRKFTPLKNVSEDFYARHKNPYIRVFRALAESPNAFITPKMVIWQEYLRELNFAYEMTRDLKAEPKKILSDVNKTMQKRLERELEMSKRSGEKR
- a CDS encoding sugar ABC transporter permease is translated as MTKEEKREFIKGILFTSPWLIGFSIFVIYPVVASFCYSFCYYSVIQPPRFIGLLNYKDLLTDPIFWKSLWNTFYFVIFMIPLGFVASLSLAMLLNTKVRGMAFYRMIFFVPSLVPMVAGSILWMWIFNGEYGLLNNFLIKMGIPNPPNWLMDVNFAKPAIIIMSLWGLGQTIVIYLAGLQDVPVALIEAADLDGANWFDKLWNITIPMISPVIYFNVIMAIIGGFQIFSQAYIMTGGGPQRSTTFYALYLYQTAFEDLRMGYASAMAWILFVVILILTMLVQRISKESVYYHGG
- a CDS encoding carbohydrate ABC transporter permease, whose amino-acid sequence is MPQGKGIKFITYLALTACSVVFALPFAWVMVTSLKPVEQTMTMPPTWIPKTYYIESAGKKLEVKKGIVTHEAGAILTVKEGPREGERLFVPNSQLKDGKALLQVQIADKVVQGYYPVDIEKEVQPGWIQVIEKLPAQYEKTEPYWTFVPPEKIIEKVKFWLRNYLDVFVKIPFLNYAKNTLIVCILGVIGTTFTSALVAYGFARIRWKGRDFIFMLTLSSMMIPFAVLMVPLYGVFKAFGWIGTLQPLWFPYVFGTAFNIFLLKQFFMTIPRDLTDAARVDGCNEFEIFWRIILPLSKPALTVVALFHFLYAWNDFMGPLIFLTNKDTYTLSLGLQVFQSQHGGTEWHLLMAASAMVILPILVMFFFAQKTFIQGVALTGLKE
- a CDS encoding carbohydrate binding domain-containing protein produces the protein MKKVYLALTAMAIVLLFAGQAFAATLVIADFDSGTKPNNIGGDFGAWNKDEADATQGCKMDFDGSVMHGTKGFSVRLDYDVDSPNPAYNGFWMKLQDTDVSKYDKLSFWIKGDETAGFSPKVKLEVKNSKGEVGKYLITNVTKDWQEIVVPLNKLAGLTDLTSMTEFVIVFDDMTCAAKKQGTIYIDDIAFVK
- a CDS encoding ATP-grasp domain-containing protein, yielding MGLLVGLTFDIKSRKVPKGSPSDLWAEHDSEETISAVVEALNSGGNKAIRIGSSKRLLSGLSSLKFDIIFNIAEGISGRNRESEVPVLLDIAGIPYAGSDALTLSVSLDKVISKKIFMYHGIPTPAYFECVKGGRAAVPKGLKFPFIVKPRYEGSAKGIGPGSVVRNISSLEKQTDEIIRKYGQPALVEEFIDGWEFTVGIIGNRDPVVLPVVQRHVEIETGLSSHIFDKTCADKQDSSFMDKRELKYRDIMGIDAGLEERIKRFALKAFNGLECRDFARIDFRVDRKKQVYMLEINPLPSLARDDYFSMVAELMGITYERMINMMFAAALDRCGLR
- a CDS encoding class I SAM-dependent methyltransferase, which codes for MKDAYSHPGFCDVAYDWDRRPECDFIERCIEKYSGAKGRSVLDIACGTGIHLMEFARRGYEAAGIDGRKEMVDFVLKKAAAEGLDVKCAQTDMKGFDTGRKFGCAICMLDSFRYLLTDEDILRHLRSVAASLEDGGLYIIDLWMPEDDRIGGWEDLCWTQERGNIRVDARYVQHGETFNPEEKTFDDELIFKVTGPSVNSTVTSRAKTRALLFAEFRELAGKGGSFELKEKFYNFDFKSKEGYNIKSLRTNLVLKKRR
- a CDS encoding HD domain-containing phosphohydrolase; amino-acid sequence: MIRLSDLIKLTQKISKKPEPPKAPAEDKKEEPAEKQEEKKTEQSYLKLAQAIKEMDRKESKKEEPTYQVQISKAINKMKEDKEESFLIYEEAHNLIKDIFNKVKNDESFDCEQVVLVIRKMVDQICLGGHELTVLTSRCSPENYLWCHAVNACIISLLIGATLGYNKSKLQELGIASYLYDLGMIKVLDLVETPKPLNEAEFDEVKKHPRYSSDILKGPKEDILQLAIKIARQVHERVDGSGYPDGIKGEDTHEYTQIIALADMYEAMTHPRPYRDGYFPHDAIKEILRKSEQFSPLVIKALIKRVSLYPIGTWVKLNTDEVGKVAEVHEDYLLRPVVNVVFDINGRRLDEVKSIDLASQQSIYIKESVDLSKLAFKLDTGK
- a CDS encoding AAA family ATPase, coding for MYEEYWKLKEKPFENVPDPRFLYHSPKHEEALMRMFYAVRERKGAALLTGEYGSGKTILSRVLISELTKKDSRYKVALIVNPKLSPRDFLREILFQIEGTDINGGKLQLLHMLNEKLYASLNNDVETVIIIDEAQAIDRPEVFEELRLLLNFQLNNRFLLTLVLVGQPELKEKVYKIPQLEQRLAIRYHLNKLDYEETKQYIIHRCTIAGGENEIFTDSACKVIYEASEGIPRRVNNLCDMGLIVGMMAKAPNVDEKVMQEVAEDFGVVRR